One window of the Lytechinus variegatus isolate NC3 chromosome 3, Lvar_3.0, whole genome shotgun sequence genome contains the following:
- the LOC121411034 gene encoding ATP-binding cassette sub-family C member 9-like isoform X1, which produces MSSEHVHWFCGINTTLVQEADFINSTCKVNGTIVASQFAFSIIFIITPIFLKCFTSYGKLPPSPYVFRLPGHSLRWILTFVYIVLAIAMIGEGILTNNSYISYELSGQPHLYVPGIFTIVAVVSSLVYYHMMEKWRARSMIWFLLVYWMWSIIIFVMRLVQLSLEGLNDWQICVYDITLVVVVLIGALFLNELILLYSLACHGCGDPLNAPKHKDTQTAFMKYRHDYSTLLSSVTFWWMNWLFILGYKKTIEPTDLGNIPEVHTSEYNHYLFKKNFEKEKERAARSGREISLYRVYLDTYSFKMLTGGLFKLAADCSNYVGPLCISAIIIYATTKINGTPEDDKALPSYTTVGEFFSNGYVLVGCIFISAVMKGMFDQCYQYLCFMEGLHVKSAIQSMVYEKSLRLSTYAMSGGMMTMGQVTNHMSLDATNVQQFFNWANELWTIPIKFAVTLYLLYLELGVPSLIGAALLVCVLPVQLIFAGFTSKYIKQVLLNSDQRMKYSNEMLQGIKILKLYGWERIYCKLVQAERAREMRELAKVYFIQAWNFVINIGIPTMVNLVSFSTYTALTGEPLSPDIAFSSLYLFNSLIDPMFIFPYVISLGVNSHISTKRIKFFLVAPEIEGKASLEQDSDRQHEVLFDSGSKKSNGFLSSAEEELDSTTPTPLIDGRGNKKMYGSMDNSLLPAKNDLPSDVAIRIKDGCFTWDPESHEAILKDINVDIPAGKLTIIVGTVGSGKSSILQAVLGEMTTLQGRIQISKESKVAYGPQKAWLVNASLRENILFGESYDPIRYRKVVEACALSPDIDMLPAGDRTEIGEKGLNLSGGQKQRVSVARTMYSGRNIVILDDPLSALDMHVGSHLFEHGILKILKKQKRTVILVTHQLQYLPEADKIIIMKNGSIFRDGDPDEIARADPSLMRDWQQAIQQMSESEAELSGGESEALLEERRILKRQISHLSSMSTKEASSAHDAEDDERGRLIITEDQEKGSVSYDIYLYYIKAIGYGVTLLVALGAFGGAGVEIGTNFWLATWSEASLNTNDTKEAIDDANYYIKIYGILSAFNVLFRMMYVAFICFGMYFAAKKLHHQMLINIISVPLRFFDTTPTGRILNRLSSDTQLIDQRLVQSMRLFVNISVVLLSAFVIIIAVNIYFILFVIPIVIVFIILMIFYVVTTRELQRCESVTRSPIFAHFSETLGGLPTLRAFKDEKRFFQTALDRILTNNRVFTYLITAQRWVGIRLDMLGAVVVLFSSLLCLLGAFYFGIDVSLMGLAISYSLEISLFMNLSVKAAAEVELQMNAVERVKYYAELSTEDYSGTEPPSTWPDKGLIKMENISVRYAQDLDAVLTDVNLTIPDQNKLGICGRTGSGKSSLTLALFRIIDTFKGRIIIDGIDIATVPLLTLRQRISIIPQDAFLFTGTIRSNLDPTNDKCDEQLWKALEIAQLKDIVTQLGMGLDYQVTEGGDNFSVGQRQLFCLARAFLRNSKIVVMDEATASIDQETDLILQDVVADVFQDRTVLTIAHRVSTIMNADSILTLQDGKVIEYDSPGKLLEEDTGMFASLVKAGK; this is translated from the exons atgTCTTCAGAGCATGTGCATTGGTTCTGTGGAATAAACACAACATTGGTCCAGGAAGCTGATTTCATCAATAGCACGTGCAAAGTGAACGGGACCATCGTCGCATCTCAATTTGCCTTCagcatcatctttatcatcacaCCCATCTTCCTGAAATGCTTCACGTCATACGGCAAGCTCCCGCCATCTCCATATGTATTCCGACTGCCAGGCCATTCCTTGAGATGGATCCTTACCTTTGTATACATTGTACTTGCCATTGCCATGATTGGGGAGGGAATACTCACCAACAACAGCTACATCTCCTATGAGTTGTCAGGACAACCGCATCTCTACGTACCCGGTATATTTACGATTGTTGCGGTAGTTTCATCATTGGTGTACTATCACATGATGGAGAAGTGGAGGGCTAGGTCAATGATTTGGTTTCTCCTGGTGTACTGGATGTGGTcgatcattatttttgtcatgagATTAGTACAACTCAGCCTTGAAGGTCTCAACGACTGGCAGATCTGTGTCTACGACATCACCCTAGTTGTGGTTGTTCTTATAGGAGCTCTGTTTTTAAATGAACTCATACTCTTATACAGCTTG GCCTGTCATGGATGTGGTGATCCCCTGAACGCTCCCAAACACAAGGACACCCAGACGGCATTCATGAAATATCGCCATGACTATTCAACACTCCTGTCGTCCGTAACCTTTTGGTGGATGAATTGGTTGTTCATCTTAGGTTACAAGAAGACTATCGAGCCTACCGACCTTGGCAACATCCCAGAGGTCCACACGTCAGAATACAACCATTATCTTTTCAAGAAAAACTTTGAGAAAGAAAAG GAACGGGCAGCGAGAAGCGGGAGAGAAATCAGTCTATATCGAGTTTACTTGGATACGTATTCATTTAAGATGCTGACTGGAGGACTGTTCAAACTTGCTGCAGACTGCTCTAATTATGTAGGACCATTGTGTATCAGTGCTATTATCATCTACGCAACCACCAAGATTAATGGGACACCCGAAGACGATAAG GCTTTGCCCTCTTATACAACCGTTGGTGAATTTTTCTCCAATGGGTATGTCTTGGTAGGATGTATTTTCATTTCCGCCGTGATGAAAGGAATGTTCGATCAGTGTTACCAGTATCTATGTTTCATGGAAGGTCTTCATGTAAAGTCCGCTATTCAG AGTATGGTGTATGAAAAGTCCCTTCGCCTGTCGACGTATGCGATGTCGGGTGGGATGATGACCATGGGGCAGGTCACCAATCACATGTCACTCGATGCCACCAATGTCCAACAATTCTTCAACTGGGCTAATGAGTTATGGACAATCCCAATAAAG TTCGCTGTAACCTTGTATCTTCTGTATCTTGAGCTTGGAGTACCGTCATTGATTGGTGCTGCACTCCTTGTCTGTGTACTTCCGGTTCAACTAATTTTTGCCGGCTTCACGTCCAAGTATATCAAGCAAGTCTTG CTCAACTCTGATCAGCGAATGAAATACTCCAATGAGATGCTCCAGGGGATCAAAATTCTCAAGCTATACGGATGGGAACGCATCTATTGCAAACTGGTCCAAGCAGAAAGAGCCAGGGAGATGAGGGAACTGGCCAAAGTGTACTTCATCCAGGCATGGAATT TTGTCATCAACATTGGAATTCCTACAATGGTAAACCTTGTG TCTTTCAGTACTTACACAGCCTTGACTGGCGAGCCACTGAGCCCAGACATCGCTTTCTCCTCCCTGTATCTCTTCAATTCTCTCATCGACCCAATGTTCATTTTCCCTTACGTGATCAGTCTTGGTGTCAACTCTCACATCAGCACAAAAAGAATCAAATTCTTCCTGGTCGCGCCGGAGATCGAGGGGAAAGCGTCGCTGGAACAAGACTCCGATAGG CAGCACGAGGTTCTGTTTGATTCTGGGTCCAAAAAAAGCAATGGTTTCCTGTCGTCCGCAGAGGAGGAGTTAGATTCCACCACGCCCACTCCTTTGATTGATGGGCGTGGCAATAAGAAGATGTACGGTTCCATGGATAATTCTTTGTTACCCGCAAAGAATGACCTTCCAAGTGATGTTGCTATTAGG atAAAAGATGGATGTTTCACATGGGACCCCGAATCACACGAAGCCATTTTAAAAGACATCAATGTTGACATACCAGCAG GGAAATTGACGATCATCGTGGGGACAGTTGGTAGTGGCAAATCATCCATTTTGCAAGCAGTTCTCGGAGAGATGACGACCCTACAAGGGCGAATACAAATAAG TAAAGAATCCAAAGTGGCGTATGGTCCTCAGAAGGCGTGGCTTGTCAACGCTTCTCTCAGAGAAAACATCCTCTTTGGAGAGAGTTATGATCCAATAAG ATACCGAAAGGTAGTTGAAGCATGTGCATTGTCTCCAGATATTGACATGTTGCCGGCTGGTGATAGAACAGAGATTGGAGAGAAAGGACTCAATTTGAGCGGTGGTCAGAAACAACGCGTCAGCGTAGCAAGGACTATGTACTCGGGAAGAAATATTGTCATACtg gaCGACCCTTTGTCGGCACTAGATATGCATGTTGGGAGTCATCTCTTTGAACATGGAATCTTAAAGATCTTAAAGAAACAAAAGAGGACTGTAATACTCGTTACACATCAGCTACAGTATCTACCAGAGGCTGACAag atcatcatcatgaaaaatgggtcAATCTTTAGAGACGGTGATCCGGATGAGATAGCCCGTGCTGACCCTAGTTTGATGAGAGATTGGCAACAAGCCATCCAGCAGATGAGCGAGTCAGAAGCCGAGTTATCTGGGGGAGAGTCAGAGGCGCTCCTCGAAGAAAGGCGGATACTCAAGAGGCAAATATCCCATCTCTCCAGCATGTCTACCAAGGAAGCCTCTTCAGCGCACGACGCCGAAG atgaTGAGCGGGGACGTCTAATTATAACAGAGGATCAAGAAAAGGGCTCCGTCTCTTATGACATCTATCTCTACTACATTAAAGCCATCGGGTATGGAGTAACACTGCTTGTAGCTCTTGGTGCATTCGGTGGTGCAGGTGTAGAAATAGGTACTAATTTCTGGTTGGCTACATGGTCAGAGGCGAGTCTGAACACCAATGATACGAAG GAAGCGATTGATGACGCTAACTACTACATCAAAATCTACGGTATCTTGTCTGCTTTTAATGTGCTCTTCAGAATGATGTACGTCGCCTTCATCTGCTTTGGAATGTACTTTGCCGCCAAAAAGCTCCACCATCAGATGCTTATCAACATAATATCAGTTCCACTTAG GTTCTTTGATACGACGCCAACTGGGAGAATTCTGAACCGTTTATCAAGTGACACACAGCTAATTGATCAA CGACTTGTGCAATCGATGCGTCTCTTTGTCAATATCTCCGTAGTGCTACTGTCAGCATTCGTGATCATCATCGCCGTCAACATCTATTTCATATTATTCGTTATTCCTATCGTCATCGTCTTCATCATTTTGATGATATTCTATGTAGTTACAACAAG GGAGCTTCAGCGATGTGAGAGTGTCACGCGGTCACCAATTTTCGCGCACTTCTCCGAGACACTGGGTGGATTGCCTACACTTAGAGCCTTTAA GGATGAAAAACGATTCTTCCAAACAGCATTGGATCGCATCCTAACCAACAACAGAGTATTTACTTATCTTATAACAGCTCAAAGATGGGTCGGAATCAGACTA GACATGTTGGGTGCAGTTGTGGTTCTCTTTTCAAGTTTGCTTTGTCTCCTTGGAGCTTTCTATTTTGGCATCGATGTAAGCTTAATGGGACTCGCAATATCATACTCACTGGAG ATATCACTTTTCATGAACTTGTCTGTAAAAGCCGCAGCCGAAGTTGAGCTTCAGATGAATGCTGTAGAACGAGTAAAGTACTACGCGGAACTGTCGACCGAAGATTACAGCG GTACTGAACCTCCCTCTACCTGGCCTGATAAAGGTCTCATTAAGATGGAAAACATTAGCGTTCGCTACGCTCAAGATCTTGATGCAGTCCTTACTGATGTAAATCTAACGATACCAGATCAAAATAAG CTTGGTATTTGTGGCAGGACTGGAAGTGGTAAATCGTCTCTGACACTAGCACTCTTTCGTATTATTGACACTTTCAAAG GTCGTATCATCATTGACGGGATCGACATCGCTACCGTTCCTCTTCTTACACTTCGTCAACGTATCTCCATCATTCCTCAAGATGCATTCCTCTTCACTGGAACTATCAG GAGCAACCTCGACCCCACGAATGATAAGTGTGATGAGCAATTATGGAAGGCTCTAGAGATTGCCCAACTAAAAGATATTGTTACACAACTTGGCATGGGATTAG aTTACCAGGTGACTGAAGGAGGTGATAACTTCAGCGTTGGACAGCGTCAACTCTTTTGCCTCGCCAGAGCTTTCCTGAGAAATTCTAAGATTGTTGTAATGGATGAAGCTACGGCATCGATTGATCAAGAAACA GATTTGATATTGCAAGATGTTGTGGCAGATGTCTTTCAAGATAGGACCGTCTTGACCATTGCT CATCGAGTATCGACTATCATGAATGCTGATTCCATATTGACGCTGCAGGATGGAAAGGTAATCGAGTACGACTCACCAGGCAAACTTCTTGAAGAAGACACTGGCATGTTTGCTTCTCTTGTCAAGGCTGGGAAGTAA
- the LOC121411034 gene encoding ATP-binding cassette sub-family C member 9-like isoform X2 yields the protein MSSEHVHWFCGINTTLVQEADFINSTCKVNGTIVASQFAFSIIFIITPIFLKCFTSYGKLPPSPYVFRLPGHSLRWILTFVYIVLAIAMIGEGILTNNSYISYELSGQPHLYVPGIFTIVAVVSSLVYYHMMEKWRARSMIWFLLVYWMWSIIIFVMRLVQLSLEGLNDWQICVYDITLVVVVLIGALFLNELILLYSLACHGCGDPLNAPKHKDTQTAFMKYRHDYSTLLSSVTFWWMNWLFILGYKKTIEPTDLGNIPEVHTSEYNHYLFKKNFEKEKERAARSGREISLYRVYLDTYSFKMLTGGLFKLAADCSNYVGPLCISAIIIYATTKINGTPEDDKALPSYTTVGEFFSNGYVLVGCIFISAVMKGMFDQCYQYLCFMEGLHVKSAIQSMVYEKSLRLSTYAMSGGMMTMGQVTNHMSLDATNVQQFFNWANELWTIPIKFAVTLYLLYLELGVPSLIGAALLVCVLPVQLIFAGFTSKYIKQVLLNSDQRMKYSNEMLQGIKILKLYGWERIYCKLVQAERAREMRELAKVYFIQAWNFVINIGIPTMVNLVSFSTYTALTGEPLSPDIAFSSLYLFNSLIDPMFIFPYVISLGVNSHISTKRIKFFLVAPEIEGKASLEQDSDRHEVLFDSGSKKSNGFLSSAEEELDSTTPTPLIDGRGNKKMYGSMDNSLLPAKNDLPSDVAIRIKDGCFTWDPESHEAILKDINVDIPAGKLTIIVGTVGSGKSSILQAVLGEMTTLQGRIQISKESKVAYGPQKAWLVNASLRENILFGESYDPIRYRKVVEACALSPDIDMLPAGDRTEIGEKGLNLSGGQKQRVSVARTMYSGRNIVILDDPLSALDMHVGSHLFEHGILKILKKQKRTVILVTHQLQYLPEADKIIIMKNGSIFRDGDPDEIARADPSLMRDWQQAIQQMSESEAELSGGESEALLEERRILKRQISHLSSMSTKEASSAHDAEDDERGRLIITEDQEKGSVSYDIYLYYIKAIGYGVTLLVALGAFGGAGVEIGTNFWLATWSEASLNTNDTKEAIDDANYYIKIYGILSAFNVLFRMMYVAFICFGMYFAAKKLHHQMLINIISVPLRFFDTTPTGRILNRLSSDTQLIDQRLVQSMRLFVNISVVLLSAFVIIIAVNIYFILFVIPIVIVFIILMIFYVVTTRELQRCESVTRSPIFAHFSETLGGLPTLRAFKDEKRFFQTALDRILTNNRVFTYLITAQRWVGIRLDMLGAVVVLFSSLLCLLGAFYFGIDVSLMGLAISYSLEISLFMNLSVKAAAEVELQMNAVERVKYYAELSTEDYSGTEPPSTWPDKGLIKMENISVRYAQDLDAVLTDVNLTIPDQNKLGICGRTGSGKSSLTLALFRIIDTFKGRIIIDGIDIATVPLLTLRQRISIIPQDAFLFTGTIRSNLDPTNDKCDEQLWKALEIAQLKDIVTQLGMGLDYQVTEGGDNFSVGQRQLFCLARAFLRNSKIVVMDEATASIDQETDLILQDVVADVFQDRTVLTIAHRVSTIMNADSILTLQDGKVIEYDSPGKLLEEDTGMFASLVKAGK from the exons atgTCTTCAGAGCATGTGCATTGGTTCTGTGGAATAAACACAACATTGGTCCAGGAAGCTGATTTCATCAATAGCACGTGCAAAGTGAACGGGACCATCGTCGCATCTCAATTTGCCTTCagcatcatctttatcatcacaCCCATCTTCCTGAAATGCTTCACGTCATACGGCAAGCTCCCGCCATCTCCATATGTATTCCGACTGCCAGGCCATTCCTTGAGATGGATCCTTACCTTTGTATACATTGTACTTGCCATTGCCATGATTGGGGAGGGAATACTCACCAACAACAGCTACATCTCCTATGAGTTGTCAGGACAACCGCATCTCTACGTACCCGGTATATTTACGATTGTTGCGGTAGTTTCATCATTGGTGTACTATCACATGATGGAGAAGTGGAGGGCTAGGTCAATGATTTGGTTTCTCCTGGTGTACTGGATGTGGTcgatcattatttttgtcatgagATTAGTACAACTCAGCCTTGAAGGTCTCAACGACTGGCAGATCTGTGTCTACGACATCACCCTAGTTGTGGTTGTTCTTATAGGAGCTCTGTTTTTAAATGAACTCATACTCTTATACAGCTTG GCCTGTCATGGATGTGGTGATCCCCTGAACGCTCCCAAACACAAGGACACCCAGACGGCATTCATGAAATATCGCCATGACTATTCAACACTCCTGTCGTCCGTAACCTTTTGGTGGATGAATTGGTTGTTCATCTTAGGTTACAAGAAGACTATCGAGCCTACCGACCTTGGCAACATCCCAGAGGTCCACACGTCAGAATACAACCATTATCTTTTCAAGAAAAACTTTGAGAAAGAAAAG GAACGGGCAGCGAGAAGCGGGAGAGAAATCAGTCTATATCGAGTTTACTTGGATACGTATTCATTTAAGATGCTGACTGGAGGACTGTTCAAACTTGCTGCAGACTGCTCTAATTATGTAGGACCATTGTGTATCAGTGCTATTATCATCTACGCAACCACCAAGATTAATGGGACACCCGAAGACGATAAG GCTTTGCCCTCTTATACAACCGTTGGTGAATTTTTCTCCAATGGGTATGTCTTGGTAGGATGTATTTTCATTTCCGCCGTGATGAAAGGAATGTTCGATCAGTGTTACCAGTATCTATGTTTCATGGAAGGTCTTCATGTAAAGTCCGCTATTCAG AGTATGGTGTATGAAAAGTCCCTTCGCCTGTCGACGTATGCGATGTCGGGTGGGATGATGACCATGGGGCAGGTCACCAATCACATGTCACTCGATGCCACCAATGTCCAACAATTCTTCAACTGGGCTAATGAGTTATGGACAATCCCAATAAAG TTCGCTGTAACCTTGTATCTTCTGTATCTTGAGCTTGGAGTACCGTCATTGATTGGTGCTGCACTCCTTGTCTGTGTACTTCCGGTTCAACTAATTTTTGCCGGCTTCACGTCCAAGTATATCAAGCAAGTCTTG CTCAACTCTGATCAGCGAATGAAATACTCCAATGAGATGCTCCAGGGGATCAAAATTCTCAAGCTATACGGATGGGAACGCATCTATTGCAAACTGGTCCAAGCAGAAAGAGCCAGGGAGATGAGGGAACTGGCCAAAGTGTACTTCATCCAGGCATGGAATT TTGTCATCAACATTGGAATTCCTACAATGGTAAACCTTGTG TCTTTCAGTACTTACACAGCCTTGACTGGCGAGCCACTGAGCCCAGACATCGCTTTCTCCTCCCTGTATCTCTTCAATTCTCTCATCGACCCAATGTTCATTTTCCCTTACGTGATCAGTCTTGGTGTCAACTCTCACATCAGCACAAAAAGAATCAAATTCTTCCTGGTCGCGCCGGAGATCGAGGGGAAAGCGTCGCTGGAACAAGACTCCGATAGG CACGAGGTTCTGTTTGATTCTGGGTCCAAAAAAAGCAATGGTTTCCTGTCGTCCGCAGAGGAGGAGTTAGATTCCACCACGCCCACTCCTTTGATTGATGGGCGTGGCAATAAGAAGATGTACGGTTCCATGGATAATTCTTTGTTACCCGCAAAGAATGACCTTCCAAGTGATGTTGCTATTAGG atAAAAGATGGATGTTTCACATGGGACCCCGAATCACACGAAGCCATTTTAAAAGACATCAATGTTGACATACCAGCAG GGAAATTGACGATCATCGTGGGGACAGTTGGTAGTGGCAAATCATCCATTTTGCAAGCAGTTCTCGGAGAGATGACGACCCTACAAGGGCGAATACAAATAAG TAAAGAATCCAAAGTGGCGTATGGTCCTCAGAAGGCGTGGCTTGTCAACGCTTCTCTCAGAGAAAACATCCTCTTTGGAGAGAGTTATGATCCAATAAG ATACCGAAAGGTAGTTGAAGCATGTGCATTGTCTCCAGATATTGACATGTTGCCGGCTGGTGATAGAACAGAGATTGGAGAGAAAGGACTCAATTTGAGCGGTGGTCAGAAACAACGCGTCAGCGTAGCAAGGACTATGTACTCGGGAAGAAATATTGTCATACtg gaCGACCCTTTGTCGGCACTAGATATGCATGTTGGGAGTCATCTCTTTGAACATGGAATCTTAAAGATCTTAAAGAAACAAAAGAGGACTGTAATACTCGTTACACATCAGCTACAGTATCTACCAGAGGCTGACAag atcatcatcatgaaaaatgggtcAATCTTTAGAGACGGTGATCCGGATGAGATAGCCCGTGCTGACCCTAGTTTGATGAGAGATTGGCAACAAGCCATCCAGCAGATGAGCGAGTCAGAAGCCGAGTTATCTGGGGGAGAGTCAGAGGCGCTCCTCGAAGAAAGGCGGATACTCAAGAGGCAAATATCCCATCTCTCCAGCATGTCTACCAAGGAAGCCTCTTCAGCGCACGACGCCGAAG atgaTGAGCGGGGACGTCTAATTATAACAGAGGATCAAGAAAAGGGCTCCGTCTCTTATGACATCTATCTCTACTACATTAAAGCCATCGGGTATGGAGTAACACTGCTTGTAGCTCTTGGTGCATTCGGTGGTGCAGGTGTAGAAATAGGTACTAATTTCTGGTTGGCTACATGGTCAGAGGCGAGTCTGAACACCAATGATACGAAG GAAGCGATTGATGACGCTAACTACTACATCAAAATCTACGGTATCTTGTCTGCTTTTAATGTGCTCTTCAGAATGATGTACGTCGCCTTCATCTGCTTTGGAATGTACTTTGCCGCCAAAAAGCTCCACCATCAGATGCTTATCAACATAATATCAGTTCCACTTAG GTTCTTTGATACGACGCCAACTGGGAGAATTCTGAACCGTTTATCAAGTGACACACAGCTAATTGATCAA CGACTTGTGCAATCGATGCGTCTCTTTGTCAATATCTCCGTAGTGCTACTGTCAGCATTCGTGATCATCATCGCCGTCAACATCTATTTCATATTATTCGTTATTCCTATCGTCATCGTCTTCATCATTTTGATGATATTCTATGTAGTTACAACAAG GGAGCTTCAGCGATGTGAGAGTGTCACGCGGTCACCAATTTTCGCGCACTTCTCCGAGACACTGGGTGGATTGCCTACACTTAGAGCCTTTAA GGATGAAAAACGATTCTTCCAAACAGCATTGGATCGCATCCTAACCAACAACAGAGTATTTACTTATCTTATAACAGCTCAAAGATGGGTCGGAATCAGACTA GACATGTTGGGTGCAGTTGTGGTTCTCTTTTCAAGTTTGCTTTGTCTCCTTGGAGCTTTCTATTTTGGCATCGATGTAAGCTTAATGGGACTCGCAATATCATACTCACTGGAG ATATCACTTTTCATGAACTTGTCTGTAAAAGCCGCAGCCGAAGTTGAGCTTCAGATGAATGCTGTAGAACGAGTAAAGTACTACGCGGAACTGTCGACCGAAGATTACAGCG GTACTGAACCTCCCTCTACCTGGCCTGATAAAGGTCTCATTAAGATGGAAAACATTAGCGTTCGCTACGCTCAAGATCTTGATGCAGTCCTTACTGATGTAAATCTAACGATACCAGATCAAAATAAG CTTGGTATTTGTGGCAGGACTGGAAGTGGTAAATCGTCTCTGACACTAGCACTCTTTCGTATTATTGACACTTTCAAAG GTCGTATCATCATTGACGGGATCGACATCGCTACCGTTCCTCTTCTTACACTTCGTCAACGTATCTCCATCATTCCTCAAGATGCATTCCTCTTCACTGGAACTATCAG GAGCAACCTCGACCCCACGAATGATAAGTGTGATGAGCAATTATGGAAGGCTCTAGAGATTGCCCAACTAAAAGATATTGTTACACAACTTGGCATGGGATTAG aTTACCAGGTGACTGAAGGAGGTGATAACTTCAGCGTTGGACAGCGTCAACTCTTTTGCCTCGCCAGAGCTTTCCTGAGAAATTCTAAGATTGTTGTAATGGATGAAGCTACGGCATCGATTGATCAAGAAACA GATTTGATATTGCAAGATGTTGTGGCAGATGTCTTTCAAGATAGGACCGTCTTGACCATTGCT CATCGAGTATCGACTATCATGAATGCTGATTCCATATTGACGCTGCAGGATGGAAAGGTAATCGAGTACGACTCACCAGGCAAACTTCTTGAAGAAGACACTGGCATGTTTGCTTCTCTTGTCAAGGCTGGGAAGTAA